In Malania oleifera isolate guangnan ecotype guangnan chromosome 8, ASM2987363v1, whole genome shotgun sequence, a single window of DNA contains:
- the LOC131161586 gene encoding QWRF motif-containing protein 2-like, with protein MMVAAVSAAPNPKPSSHRNPVRPPLLPSEGDNGVGPRRPRAREVTSRYMSSLSSTSSSSTSSANSLSSRRSASPIVSRTGPTTAAMTPANKRSQSVERRRPGTPWASTVDLRAGNAAQGSTASRNLLTSARSLSVSFQGESFSLQVSKAKPAPSSNVRKGTPERRKATPARGVKGDELVGADQSENSKPVDQQRWPGRSRQPNIMTRSLDYRDDRRSLGLSGSVVRALQHSMIDGTPKLQSNSGDADLEKAALPAVDGNSAIGSAESSDPVASDTESVSSGSTSGARECSSTAQSRGGPRGIMVPARFWQETNNRLRRMPEPESPQSGSPGLKTAVPVKLFGPKKSASDSPVSSPRTISTSRGLSSPLRGAVRPASPSKLMTSSTSSPMRGIPSPSRVRNLVASTQPNILNFAADVRRGKMGENRIVDAHLLRLLYNRHLQWRFVNARADATMMAQRLAAEKSLIDAWESTLVLRDSVRGKRKELQFLRQYLKLTAILKGQMLYLEEWALLERDHSNSLSGAIEGLKGSTLRLPIVGGARVDIQNVKEAICSADDVMQAMASSICSLLAKVEERHSLVAELANITTQERDLLDQCRDLLSSAAAMQVTDCSLRTHTLQLKRVPPSLTANV; from the exons ATGATGGTGGCTGCTGTGTCTGCTGCgccgaaccctaaaccctcgtCTCATCGGAACCCTGTGAGGCCACCTCTGCTACCATCTGAGGGCGACAATGGAGTCGGTCCTCGGAGGCCTAGGGCGAGAGAAGTTACTTCCAGATACATGTCTTCTTTATCGTCTACTTCGTCGTCGTCTACGTCTTCTGCGAATTCCTTATCTTCGAGGCGGAGTGCGTCACCCATCGTTTCAAGGACGGGACCTACTACGGCTGCAATGACGCCGGCGAATAAGCGGTCGCAGTCGGTGGAGCGGAGAAGACCGGGGACTCCTTGGGCTAGCACAGTTGATTTGAGGGCTGGCAATGCCGCTCAGGGCTCGACTGCTTCGAGGAATTTGCTCACTTCGGCTAGGAGTTTATCGGTTTCGTTTCAGGGTGAGTCGTTCTCCCTCCAGGTTAGTAAGGCGAAGCCTGCGCCATCGTCCAATGTTAGGAAAGGTACACCCGAGAGGAGGAAAGCGACACCAGCGAGAGGAGTGAAGGGTGATGAATTGGTTGGAGCGGATCAGAGTGAGAACTCCAAGCCGGTTGATCAGCAGCGATGGCCGGGGAGATCACGCCAACCAAATATCATGACTAGAAGTTTGGATTATAGGGACGATAGGAGGAGTTTGGGTTTATCTGGGAGCGTGGTTAGGGCACTGCAACATTCTATGATTGATGGAACTCCTAAATTACAGTCAAATTCAGGCGACGCTGACCTGGAAAAGGCCGCTCTGCCTGCCGTTGATGGGAATTCGGCTATTGGATCTGCTGAATCTTCGGATCCCGTTGCGTCTGATACAGAAAGTGTGTCTTCTGGCAGCACTTCTGGAGCACGGGAGTGCAGCAGCACGGCTCAAAGTCGGGGTGGGCCACGTGGAATCATGGTGCCGGCTAGGTTTTGGCAAGAAACTAATAATCGGCTGCGTCGCATGCCGGAGCCAGAGTCGCCACAGTCAGGGAGCCCTGGATTGAAAACAGCAGTGCCGGTAAAGCTGTTTGGGCCTAAGAAATCTGCGAGTGATAGCCCTGTATCATCTCCCCGAACAATCTCAACTAGCAGGGGTTTGTCATCTCCTCTTCGCGGCGCTGTTCGGCCAGCATCACCGAGTAAGCTCATGACATCTTCAACCTCTTCTCCAATGAGGGGAATACCCAGTCCGTCTCGGGTAAGGAATTTAGTAGCGAGTACCCAGCCAAATATTCTCAACTTTGCTGCTGATGTTCGAAGAGGGAAGATGGGGGAGAACCGGATTGTCGATGCACACTTATTGAGGCTTCTATATAACAGGCACTTGCAATGGCGTTTTGTGAACGCGAGAGCAGATGCTACCATGATGGCTCAGAGGCTAGCAGCAGAG AAAAGCTTGATTGATGCATGGGAATCTACTTTGGTATTGCGTGATTCTGTTAGAGGGAAAAGAAAGGAATTGCAGTTTTTGAGGCAATATTTGAAGCTAACTGCTATACTCAAAGGGCAA ATGCTATACTTGGAAGAGTGGGCCCTTTTGGAGAGGGATCACTCCAATTCTTTGTCAGGGGCTATTGAAGGTTTAAAGGGTAGCACCCTTCGCCTTCCAATTGTTGGTGGAGCAAGG GTAGACATCCAAAATGTGAAAGAAGCAATTTGTTCGGCAGATGATGTGATGCAGGCAATGGCTTCCTCGATATGCTCTTTGCTAGCTAAG GTGGAGGAAAGGCATTCCTTGGTTGCTGAGCTTGCTAACATAACCACACAGGAGCGTGATTTGCTTGACCAGTGCAGAGATCTCTTGTCCTCAGCAGCTGCAATGCAG
- the LOC131162736 gene encoding uncharacterized protein LOC131162736: MDPRDNNAIARGSSSEGIAHEGGSDSTMVLRDFAQLFMAEVMQSFRVHSPEASYLRGKYRLDSCGELDLGNRKDLGCIAITNEKKVLYATFKLTGEVERWKAKAKKFLNLTRGQLTIQQYTARFVELSRFASYMVPDEFTKAWKFERGLRQDILKQVAVLQVQVFSTLVDKATVAETSLQGDMEV, from the exons atggatcccagggaCAATAACGCTATCGCTAGAGGGAGTAGCAGTGAGGGAATTGCCCATGAGGGTGGTAGTGATTCTACAATGGTGCTTCGGGACTTCGCCCAACTCTTTATGGCTGAGGTTATGCAGAGTTTTCGGG TTCACTCTcctgaagcctcctaccttcgcGGGAAGTACCGACTTGATTCTTGCGGAGAATTGGATTTAGGAAATCGAAAAGATCTTGGCTGTATTGCGATTACTAATGAGAAGAAGGTGCTCTATGCCACATTTAAGCTGACtggagaggtcgagagatg GAAAGCAAAGGCAAAGAAGTTCCTGAACCTAACTCGGGGACAGCTGACTATTCAGCAGTACACCGCCCGATTTGTGGAGTTATCACGTTTTGCTTCCTATATGGTACCTGACGAGTTCACAAAGGCTTGGAAGTTCGAGAGGGGTCTAAGGCAGGATATTTTAAAGCAAGTGGCTGTCTTGCAGGTGCAAGTTTTTTCTacactggtggataaggccactgtggcaGAGACGAGTCTACagggagatatggaggtttaG